The Cygnus atratus isolate AKBS03 ecotype Queensland, Australia chromosome 2, CAtr_DNAZoo_HiC_assembly, whole genome shotgun sequence genome window below encodes:
- the UBE2W gene encoding ubiquitin-conjugating enzyme E2 W isoform X3 — protein sequence MTLNEKSVQNSITQWIVDMEGAPGTLYEGEKFQLLFKFSSRYPFDSPQVMFTGDNIPVHPHVYSNGHICLSILTEDWSPALSVQSVCLSIISMLSSCKEKRRPPDNSFYVRTCNKNPKKTKWWYHDDTC from the exons GTGGATTGTAGACATGGAAGGTGCTCCAGGAACCCTATATGAAGGGGAGAAATTTCAACTTCTATTTAAGTTCAGTAGTCGGTATCCTTTTGATTCGCCTCAG gTCATGTTTACTGGTGACAATATTCCTGTTCATCCACATGTTTATAGCAACGGTCATATCTGTTTGTCCATTCTAACAGAAGACTGgtctccagctctctcagtgcAATCTGTTTGTCTTAGCATTATTAGCATGCTTtccagctgcaaagaaaag aGGCGACCTCCAGATAACTCATTTTATGTAAGAACATGTAACAAGaatccaaagaaaacaaaatggtgGTATCATG atgacacATGTTGA